Proteins from one Carcharodon carcharias isolate sCarCar2 chromosome 19, sCarCar2.pri, whole genome shotgun sequence genomic window:
- the LOC121291621 gene encoding delta-type opioid receptor-like, with protein sequence MYGIVRYTKMKTATNIYIFNLALADALATSTLPFQSTKYLMDTWPFGELLCKTVLSIDYYNMFTSIFTLTMMSVDRYIAVCHPVKALDFRTPMNAKIVNVCVWLLSSAIGVPVMVMAVTKPNKKGNVMCTIQFPAPTWYWDNVTKICVFICAFVIPVLVITICYGLMILRLKSVRLLSGSKEKDRNLRRITRMVLVVVAIFIICWTPIHIFVIVKTLVEIHPSPLVTASWHFCIALGYTNSCLNPVLYAFLDENFKRCFREFCLPLRARLEQNSFTRARRSTRESVCACTPSEMVNKSV encoded by the exons ATACACGAAAATGAAGACAGCCACAAACATTTATATCTTCAACCTTGCCCTGGCAGATGCACTAGCCACGAGCACACTGCCATTCCAGAGCACCAAATATTTGATGGATACGTGGCCTTTCGGTGAGCTGTTGTGCAAAACAGTCCTATCAATTGACTACTACAATATGTTCACCAGCATCTTCACCCTCACCATGATGAGCGTCGATCGTTACATCGCTGTCTGCCATCCTGTTAAGGCACTAGATTTCCGCACTCCCATGAATGCAAAGATCGTCAATGTCTGCGTGTGGCTTCTGTCATCTGCCATAGGGGTCCCAGTAATGGTCATGGCTGTCACCAAGCCCAACAAAAAAG GTAATGTGATGTGTACCATACAATTTCCAGCCCCCACTTGGTACTGGGACAACGTAACCAAAATCTGTGTCTTTATATGTGCCTTTGTCATACCAGTCTTGGTCATTACCATCTGCTACGGCCTGATGATTCTGCGCCTGAAAAGCGTCCGACTCCTTTCAGGCTCTAAAGAGAAGGATAGGAATCTGCGGAGGATCACACGGATGGTCCTGGTGGTGGTGGCCATCTTCATCATCTGCTGGACACCCATCCACATCTTCGTCATTGTCAAGACCCTAGTGGAGATCCACCCCAGCCCATTGGTGACCGCCAGCTGGCATTTCTGCATTGCCTTGGGCTACACCAACAGCTGCCTGAATCCTGTGCTCTACGCCTTCCTGGATGAGAATTTCAAGCGCTGTTTCCGAGAGTTCTGCCTGCCTCTGCGCGCCAGGCTGGAGCAGAACAGCTTCACCCGGGCCAGGAGGTCCACCAGGGAATCAGTCTGTGCCTGCACCCCCTCCGAGATGGTCAACAAGTCCGTATGA